A stretch of the Argentina anserina chromosome 6, drPotAnse1.1, whole genome shotgun sequence genome encodes the following:
- the LOC126799102 gene encoding DNA-directed RNA polymerase II subunit RPB7 codes for MFFHIVLERNMQLHPRHFGRNLRDNLVAKLMKDVEGTCSGQHGFVVAITAIENIGKGLIRDGTGFVSFPVKYQCVVFRPFKGEILEAVVTMVNKMGFFAEAGPVQIFVSNHLIPDDMEFQSGDMPNYTTSDGSVKIQKDSEVRLKIIGTRVDATEIFCIGTIKDDFLGVINDPASV; via the coding sequence atgtTTTTCCATATTGTCTTGGAGAGGAACATGCAGCTTCATCCTCGCCACTTTGGTCGCAATCTCCGGGACAATCTGGTGGCCAAGCTCATGAAAGATGTTGAAGGAACTTGCAGTGGCCAACATGGGTTTGTGGTTGCCATAACGGCGATTGAGAACATTGGCAAAGGGCTGATTCGGGATGGTACAggctttgtttcttttccagTCAAGTATCAGTGTGTTGTGTTCAGACCGTTTAAAGGAGAGATCTTAGAAGCTGTGGTTACAATGGTGAACAAGATGGGGTTTTTCGCTGAGGCTGGTCCGGTACaaatctttgtttctaacCATTTGATACCGGATGACATGGAGTTTCAGTCGGGCGATATGCCAAACTATACAACATCAGACGGCTCTGTTAagatacagaaagatagtgaaGTGCGGTTGAAGATAATTGGAACCCGAGTTGATGCCACAGAAATTTTCTGCATTGGTACCATCAAGGATGACTTCTTGGGTGTCATTAACGATCCTGCGAGTGTCTAG